Proteins from a single region of Phalacrocorax carbo chromosome 25, bPhaCar2.1, whole genome shotgun sequence:
- the PSME3 gene encoding proteasome activator complex subunit 3 — protein MASLLKVDPEVKLKVDSFRERITSEAEDLVANFFPKKLLELDGFLKEPILNIHDLTQIHSDMNLPVPDPILLTNSHDGLDGPNMKKRKLEDREETFQGTKVFMMPNGMLKSNQQLVDIIEKVKPEIRLLIEKCNTVKMWVQLLIPRIEDGNNFGVSIQEETVAELRTVESEAASYLDQISRYYITRAKLVSKIAKYPHVEDYRRTVTEIDEKEYISLRLIISELRNQYVTLHDMILKNIEKIKRPRSSNAETLY, from the exons atggcctCGCTGCTCAAGGTGGACCCGGAGGTGAAGCTTAAG gtTGACTCCTTCAGGGAGCGGATCACGAGCGAG gCTGAAGACCTGGTGGCAAACTTTTTCCCAAAGAAGCTGTTAGAACTCGATGGGTTCCTTAAG GAGCCTATCCTGAATATTCATGATCTCACTCAGATCCATTCAGACATGAACCTCCCAGTGCCTGACCCAATTCTTCTCACGAACAGCCATGATGGACTGGACGGG CCAAATATGAAAAAGAGGAAGCTGGAAGACCGCGAAGAGACCTTTCAGG GTACCAAAGTGTTCATGATGCCCAATGGGATGTTAAAGAGCAACCAGCAGCTGGTGGACATCATTGAGAAAGTGAAACCAGAAATCAGGCTGCTTATTGAGAAGTGTAATACG GTGAAAATGTGGGTGCAGCTTCTCATCCCCAGGATAGAAGATGGAAACAACTTTGGTGTTTCTATTCAG GAGGAAACAGTTGCTGAGCTTCGAACTGTGGAGAGCGAGGCAGCGTCCTACCTGGACCAGATTTCTAG ATATTATATCACAAGAGCAAAGTTGGTTTCCAAAATAGCTAAGTACCCTCATGTG GAGGACTACCGCCGCACAGTGACAGAGATCGACGAGAAGGAGTACATTAGTCTGCGCCTGATCATTTCAGAGCTGAGGAATCAATAT GTCACTTTGCATGACATGATCCTTAAAAACATTGAGAAGATCAAGAGGCCTCGGAGCAGCAATGCTGAGACCCTCTATTAA
- the BECN1 gene encoding beclin-1, which yields MEGGRPPACTTQVSFVCQRCSQPLKLDTSFKILDRLTIQELTAPLLTAAPARPGDAHEEESALTEEAFAENRQDGVSRRFIPPARMMSTESANSFTLIGEASDGGTMENLSRRLKVTGDLFDIMSGQTDVDHPLCEECTDTLLDQLDTQLNITENECQNYKRCLEILEQMNEDDKEKLQTELKELALEEEQLIQELEDVEKNRKIVAEDFERVRAEAERLEQEEAQYQKEYCEFKRQQLELDDELKSVDNQMRYAQMQLDKLKKTNVFNATFHIWHSGQFGTINNFRLGRLPSVPVEWNEINAAWGQTVLLLHALANKMGLKFQRYRLVPYGNHSYLESLTDKSKELPLYCSGGLRFFWDNKFDHAMVAFLDCVQQFKEEVEKGETRFCLPYRMDVEKGKIEDTGGSGGSYSIKTQFNSEEQWTKALKFMLTNLKWGLAWVSSQFYNK from the exons ATGGAGGGCGgccggccgcccgcctgcacCACGCAGGTCAGCTTCGTCTGCCAGCGCTGCAGCCAGCCGCTGAAGCTCGACACCTCCTTCAAGATCCTCGACCGCCTCACCATCCAGGAGCTCACCG CCCCGCTGCTGACCGCCGCCCCTGCCCGGCCCGGGGACGCGCACGAAGAGGAGAGCGCCCTGACGGAG GAAGCCTTCGCGGAGAACCGGCAGGATGGCGTGTCCAGGAGGTTCATCCCGCCAGCCAG AATGATGTCCACAGAAAGCGCCAACAGTTTCACACTGATCGGAGAGGCGTCAGACGGCGGCACGATGGAAAACCTCAGCCGGAGACTGAAG GTCACCGGTGACCTCTTTGACAtcatgtctgggcagacagaTGTGGATCACCCTCTGTGCGAGGAGTGCACGGACACTCTGCTAGACCAGCTGGACACGCAGCTTAACATCACAGAGAACGAGTGCCAGAACTACAA GAGATGCCTGGAGATCCTGGAACAAATGAACGAGGATGACAAGGAGAAACTGCAAACAGAACTGAAAGAACTTGCGCTGGAGGAAGAGCAGCTGATTCAAGAGCTAGAGGATGTTGAGAAGAATCGCAAGATTGTGGCAGAAGACTTTGAGAGAGTCAGGGCGGAGGCAGAGCGGCTGGAGCAGGAAGAAGCTCA GTATCAAAAAGAATACTGTGAATTCAAGAGGCAACAACTGGAGCTAGATGACGAGCTGAAAAGCGTGGACAACCAAATGCGCTACGCCCAGATGCAGTTGgataaattaaagaaaaccaacGTGTTCAATGCAACCTTTCACATCTG GCACAGTGGTCAGTTTGGTACAATAAATAACTTCAGACTCGGCCGTCTCCCCAGTGTTCCTGTAGAATGGAATGAGATCAATGCTGCCTGGGGGCAGACTGTGCTGTTGCTACATGCCCTTGCTAACAAAATGGGCCTGAAGTTTCAAAG ATACCGTCTTGTACCGTATGGCAACCACTCGTATTTAGAGTCCCTCACGGACAAATCAAAG GAGCTCCCCTTGTACTGTTCTGGAGGCCTGAGGTTCTTCTGGGACAATAAGTTTGATCACGCAATGGTGGCTTTCCTGGACTGCGTGCAGCAGTTTAAAGAGGAAGTGGAAAAAGGTGAAACTCGGTTTTGTTTGCCTTATAG GATGGACGTGGAGAAAGGGAAGATTGAAGATACAGGTGGCAGTGGTGGCTCTTACTCTATTAAAACACAATTTAACTCTGAGGAGCAATGGacaaaagcactgaaattcaTGTTAACTAACCTGAAGTGGGGTCTTGCCTGGGTCTCATCCCAATTCTATAACAAGTAA
- the CNTD1 gene encoding cyclin N-terminal domain-containing protein 1, with product MGSPVWAVSGCRDPGPVFGEVAPEIIEDTLIHLATENEQYLSELPEQAGCFKGTQIVEFIFLLSEKWHLDPSARYQAVELLERFMIKQVEETCKSPRENVKSCDQGQGSSWSSLKDQIYDTFVLRLVSCVQLASKLSLHYNIVNSDMALKFLQSLKYSYTKQELLESELAVLKALHFQINMSTPLAYVELLLEVLGHNGCLLPDKPLHQMCMQLLDFSYLTRDTIYNTLLKIAIENSTPSKLQVAKFLTVKEDFMLLAVGIISTSVFMLNPGQWKQVVEHLNCITGITSQSIFEFSYAVLKHIIGSTTPKQHYRNSGTKDPESRIRPFK from the exons ATGGGGTCCCCGGTgtgggcagtgtctgggtgccGCGACCCCGGCCCCGTGTTCGGCGAGGTCGCTCCCGAGATTATCGAGGACACGCTGATCCACTTGGCCACGGAAAACGAGCAGTACCTGAGCGAGCTGCCGGAGCAGGCCGGGTGCTTCAAAGGGACACAGATAGTGG aatttatatTCCTTTTGTCTGAGAAATGGCACTTGGACCCATCAGCGAGGTACCAAGCGGTAGAGTTACTTGAAAG GTTTATGATCAAGCAAGTAGAAGAAACCTGTAAGTCCCCCAGAGAGAATGTTAAAAGTTGTGACCAAGGacaaggcagcagctggagctctCTGAAAGACCAGATATATGATACATTTGTCCTGCGACTTGTGTCATGCGTCCAGCTTGCAAGCAAACTTTCCTTACACTATAAT ataGTTAACAGTGACATGGCTTTAAAATTTCTGCAATCATTAAAGTACTCATACACTAAACAGGAATTGCTCGAGTCGGAGCTTGCCGTCTTAAAAGCTCTGCACTTCCAGATCAACATGTCGACTCCTTTGGCTTACGTGGAATTGCTTCTAGAGGTTTTAG GACATAACGGCTGCCTGCTTCCTGATAAACCATTACATCAGATGTGCATGCAACTCTTAGACTTCTCCTATCTCACAAGAGATACCATCTACAACACTCTGTTAAAGATTGCTATCGAAAATTCAACACCGAGCAAACTGCAGGT AGCAAAATTTTTGACAGTAAAGGAAGATTTCATGCTCTTGGCTGTTGGAATCATCAGCACAAGCGTGTTCATGCTAAACCCTGGGCAATGGAAGCAG gttGTGGAGCATTTAAACTGTATCACTGGCATTACGTCACAAAGTATCTTTGAATTTTCTTATGCAGTACTCAAACACATCATTGGCAGTACCACTCCGAAGCAGCACTACAGGAACTCTGGAACAAAAGATCCAGAGAGCAGAATTAGGCCTTTTAAATAA
- the LOC135317326 gene encoding cytochrome c oxidase assembly factor 3 homolog, mitochondrial has product MAAPGEPGGEAAFARRIDPAREPGLSPDQRRLMAQVERAQRHRALQRRLRGRNALLALGVGAVAFGIYGYTFYSVSQERFLDELEQEAEAARARAQARAESAAS; this is encoded by the exons ATGGCGGCGCCGGGGGAgccgggcggggaggcggcgtTCGCGCGGCGCATCGACCCGGCGCGGGAGCCGGGGCTCAGCCCCGATCAGCGCCGCCTTATGGCGCAGGTGGAGCGCGCCCAGCGCCACCGCGCTCTGCAGCGGCGGCTCCGCGGCCGCAACGCGCTGCTGGCGCTCGGCGTCGGCGCGGTGGCGTTTGGCATCT ACGGCTACACCTTCTACTCGGTGTCGCAGGAGCGGTTCCTGGACgagctggagcaggaggcagaggcgGCGCGGGCGCGGGCACAGGCGCGGGCCGAGAGCGCGgcgagctga